In Amycolatopsis sp. EV170708-02-1, the following are encoded in one genomic region:
- a CDS encoding PLP-dependent aminotransferase family protein, with the protein MPRTLIEIDRTSAEPLYRQVRRAIEHGIAIGTFDPAHRLPSSRELAAELSVSRNTINLAYQELVAEGFVESRERSGLFINAEMRPHCAVQERGTSPAIDWSARVRRYPDAGVPHIEKRPDWHTYPYPFLAGQVDVTAFPARSWTRCLRDALYRPHVFPSLQDSVGSDDPMLVDLICRQLLTARGIEADPAEVLITVGSQQGLDLLGRALLGPDSVVAMENPGYLDARHIFLRTGAGLRGVDVDQSGLRPPDTLDGVDLLYLTPSHHHPTNATLSIGRRRRLLGLAASAGTVLVEDDYDSEFRYHGSPTPALKALDGTGDAIYLGTFSKFLSPGLRLGYLVGPRELVRELREIRRYVLRHPPGHLQRALALLIDSGEYHRSLRRYRTKLMRKWEAPCAAVTEHLPWTQTAYPPGGVSLWMTGPSELDCRALIERAERDGVLIEPGDIFFVGDDPPKNHFRIGFAAVPLRDIDPGIRLLGQACRDLLGG; encoded by the coding sequence TTGCCGCGAACGTTGATCGAAATCGACCGGACGTCCGCCGAGCCGCTCTACCGGCAGGTGCGGCGCGCCATCGAGCACGGCATCGCGATCGGCACGTTCGACCCGGCGCACCGGTTGCCGAGCTCGCGTGAGCTGGCCGCCGAACTGAGCGTTTCCCGCAACACCATCAACCTCGCGTACCAGGAGCTGGTCGCCGAAGGGTTCGTGGAGAGCCGGGAGCGCAGCGGGCTGTTCATCAACGCGGAGATGCGGCCGCACTGCGCGGTGCAGGAGCGCGGCACCAGCCCGGCCATCGACTGGAGCGCGCGGGTGCGCCGGTATCCCGACGCCGGGGTGCCGCATATCGAGAAACGCCCGGACTGGCACACCTATCCGTACCCGTTCCTCGCCGGTCAGGTGGACGTCACCGCCTTCCCAGCGCGGTCGTGGACCCGCTGCCTGCGCGACGCGCTGTACCGGCCGCACGTGTTCCCGAGCCTGCAGGACAGCGTCGGCTCCGACGACCCGATGCTGGTCGACCTGATCTGCCGTCAGCTGCTCACCGCACGGGGGATCGAGGCCGACCCGGCCGAGGTGCTGATCACCGTCGGCTCGCAGCAAGGCCTCGACCTGCTCGGCCGCGCGTTGCTGGGGCCGGACAGCGTCGTGGCGATGGAGAACCCGGGATACCTCGACGCCCGGCACATCTTCCTGCGCACCGGCGCCGGGCTGCGCGGCGTCGACGTCGATCAGAGCGGCCTGCGCCCGCCGGACACCCTCGACGGCGTCGACCTGCTGTATCTCACCCCGAGCCACCATCACCCGACGAACGCGACGTTGAGCATCGGCCGCCGCCGACGGCTGCTCGGCCTCGCCGCGAGCGCGGGAACGGTGCTCGTCGAGGACGACTACGACAGCGAATTCCGGTACCACGGCAGCCCCACGCCGGCGCTGAAGGCGCTCGACGGCACCGGTGACGCGATCTACCTCGGCACCTTCTCCAAGTTCCTCTCACCCGGGCTGCGGCTGGGATATCTGGTCGGGCCGCGCGAACTGGTGCGGGAGCTGCGGGAGATCCGGCGGTACGTGCTGCGGCATCCGCCCGGCCATCTCCAGCGGGCGCTGGCGTTGCTCATCGACAGCGGCGAGTACCACCGTTCCCTGCGGCGGTACCGCACGAAACTGATGCGGAAATGGGAAGCGCCCTGTGCCGCGGTCACCGAACACCTGCCGTGGACGCAGACGGCGTACCCGCCGGGCGGGGTCAGCCTCTGGATGACCGGGCCGTCCGAACTGGACTGCCGGGCGCTGATCGAGCGGGCCGAGCGCGACGGCGTCCTGATCGAGCCCGGTGACATCTTCTTCGTCGGGGACGACCCGCCGAAGAACCACTTCCGGATCGGTTTCGCGGCCGTCCCCTTGCGCGACATCGACCCCGGTATCCGGCTGCTCGGACAGGCCTGTCGCGACCTGCTCGGCGGCTGA
- the ald gene encoding alanine dehydrogenase gives MKIGVPREVKNHEYRVAVTPAGVHEFTSAGHEVFVERGAGEGSSVRDEDYAAAGAKVLDSADDVWATGDLVLKVKEPIAEEYHRLRRDQLLFTYLHLAASEPCTRALLDAGTTSVAYETVQLPNGSLPLLFPMSEVAGRLAPQVGAQTLMRANGGRGVLIGGVSGVAPARVVVLGAGVAGMNAVAGAAGTWADVVLFDKNVDKLRAADRMYQGRIRTAAANAYSIEEAVLEADLVIGAVLVPGAKAPSLVSNELVSRMKPGSVLVDISVDQGGCFEDTRPTTHAEPTFGVHNSVFYCVANMPGAVPHTSTYALTNVTLPYALELANHGLSGAVARCPELRGGVSTVDGRLTSAPVGEALGIASVALDDVLG, from the coding sequence ATGAAGATCGGTGTCCCTCGTGAGGTCAAGAACCACGAGTACCGGGTCGCGGTGACGCCCGCGGGCGTGCACGAATTCACTTCGGCCGGGCACGAGGTGTTCGTCGAGCGCGGAGCGGGAGAAGGGTCCTCCGTGCGTGACGAGGACTACGCCGCCGCGGGCGCGAAGGTGCTCGACAGCGCCGACGACGTCTGGGCGACCGGAGACCTCGTGCTCAAGGTCAAGGAGCCGATCGCCGAGGAGTACCACCGGCTGCGCCGCGATCAGCTGCTGTTCACGTACCTGCACCTCGCCGCGAGCGAGCCGTGCACGCGGGCGCTGCTGGACGCGGGCACGACGTCGGTGGCGTACGAGACGGTGCAGCTGCCGAACGGTTCGCTGCCCCTGCTGTTCCCGATGAGTGAGGTCGCCGGGCGGCTGGCCCCGCAGGTCGGCGCGCAGACGCTCATGCGCGCCAACGGCGGACGTGGGGTGCTCATCGGTGGCGTCTCCGGCGTGGCCCCGGCGAGGGTGGTCGTACTCGGTGCAGGTGTCGCGGGGATGAACGCGGTCGCCGGCGCGGCCGGGACTTGGGCCGACGTCGTCCTGTTCGACAAGAACGTCGACAAGCTCCGTGCCGCCGACCGGATGTACCAGGGCCGGATCCGCACCGCCGCGGCCAACGCGTACTCGATCGAAGAAGCCGTACTCGAAGCCGACCTCGTGATCGGCGCGGTGCTCGTGCCCGGTGCCAAGGCGCCGAGCCTGGTGTCGAACGAACTCGTGTCCCGGATGAAGCCGGGCAGCGTGCTCGTCGACATCTCCGTCGACCAGGGTGGCTGCTTCGAGGACACGCGGCCGACGACGCACGCCGAGCCGACGTTCGGGGTGCACAACTCGGTGTTCTACTGCGTCGCCAACATGCCCGGCGCCGTCCCGCACACCTCGACGTACGCGCTGACGAACGTCACGCTGCCCTACGCGCTGGAGCTGGCGAACCACGGTCTGTCCGGCGCCGTCGCGCGGTGCCCAGAGCTGCGCGGCGGGGTCAGCACCGTCGACGGCAGGCTGACGTCCGCGCCGGTCGGCGAGGCACTCGGAATCGCCTCGGTCGCCCTCGACGACGTGCTCGGCTAG
- a CDS encoding sulfite exporter TauE/SafE family protein — MGTLAMTSLAAAAGVVAQRLSGMGLSLLCVPFLALALGPLDAVRLTLLLGFPVYLAVAITHWRAIRWAQVAWLAVPAVVFTPVVAFVVRGVPARPLLLAAGGCCVLAVGILASGVTSRRLAGRTGAVGAGVLSAAMNSVAGLSGPAVAVYGASAGWGADETRGTLSIYFFLLGLVALPSLGWVEVPVSVLLAVAGAAIAGDLLGRALSRRVGERSVRWSVLVLSAAGGALTLAHAA, encoded by the coding sequence GTGGGAACCCTGGCCATGACCTCGCTCGCGGCGGCGGCCGGGGTCGTCGCCCAGCGCCTTTCCGGGATGGGGCTTTCCCTGCTGTGCGTGCCGTTCCTGGCACTGGCCCTTGGCCCGCTCGACGCCGTCCGGCTCACCCTGCTGCTCGGCTTCCCGGTCTATCTCGCGGTCGCGATCACCCATTGGCGGGCGATCAGATGGGCGCAGGTCGCGTGGCTTGCGGTGCCCGCGGTGGTGTTCACCCCGGTCGTCGCGTTCGTGGTGCGCGGTGTTCCTGCGCGCCCGCTGCTGCTCGCCGCGGGTGGCTGTTGCGTCCTCGCGGTCGGCATCCTGGCGAGCGGCGTCACCAGCAGGCGGCTGGCGGGCAGGACGGGCGCCGTCGGCGCGGGTGTGCTGAGCGCGGCGATGAACTCCGTCGCCGGGCTTTCCGGTCCCGCCGTGGCGGTGTACGGGGCGAGCGCGGGCTGGGGCGCGGACGAGACCCGCGGAACGCTGTCGATCTACTTCTTCCTGCTCGGCCTGGTCGCGCTGCCCAGTCTCGGCTGGGTGGAGGTGCCGGTGAGCGTGCTCCTCGCGGTGGCGGGCGCGGCCATCGCCGGTGATCTGCTGGGACGGGCGCTGAGCCGCCGGGTCGGCGAACGGTCCGTCCGCTGGTCCGTTCTGGTGCTCTCGGCGGCGGGTGGCGCGCTGACACTGGCGCATGCGGCCTGA
- a CDS encoding sensor histidine kinase has product MTPPDRPEWRSRAWLVASAVLVVAVVALLAVGANGPGAVVVPILVVATAIGVTTWTLVRARRRRLDYEARLTGWAAEHATQHERLRIARELHDIVSHGLGVITLRASAARRIRGDAREAEREQALIDIERASRDAVTELRRMLAVLRDPEERGAPSRPVLNLSDLPAIVEAARPLGVEPRLDVGELGDVSPGVQATVCEIVREAVANTARYAGPTIARVELRRDGDTIVVTAEDDGPRSDWSPAAGAGHGLAGLRERAGILGGELHAAPAGTGFRLTARLPDGARR; this is encoded by the coding sequence ATGACACCGCCGGACCGCCCCGAATGGCGATCGCGTGCGTGGCTGGTCGCCTCGGCGGTGCTGGTCGTGGCCGTGGTCGCGCTGCTGGCCGTCGGCGCGAACGGGCCCGGCGCGGTCGTCGTGCCGATTCTCGTCGTGGCCACGGCCATCGGCGTGACCACGTGGACGCTGGTTCGCGCGCGTCGGCGGCGCCTCGACTACGAAGCCCGCCTCACCGGCTGGGCGGCCGAGCACGCCACGCAGCACGAGCGGCTCCGGATCGCCCGGGAACTCCACGACATCGTTTCCCACGGCCTCGGCGTGATCACGCTGCGGGCCAGTGCGGCGAGGCGGATCCGAGGAGACGCCCGGGAAGCGGAGCGCGAGCAGGCGCTCATCGACATCGAGCGGGCGAGCCGGGACGCGGTCACCGAACTCCGGCGCATGCTGGCCGTGCTTCGCGACCCTGAAGAGCGCGGCGCGCCGTCGCGGCCCGTGCTGAACCTGTCGGATCTTCCCGCCATCGTCGAGGCAGCCCGCCCGCTGGGCGTCGAGCCGCGACTGGATGTCGGCGAGCTCGGGGACGTTTCCCCTGGGGTACAAGCGACTGTCTGCGAAATCGTCCGTGAAGCCGTCGCGAACACCGCGCGGTACGCCGGACCGACGATCGCTCGCGTCGAGCTGAGGCGCGATGGCGACACGATCGTCGTGACCGCCGAGGACGACGGGCCGCGAAGTGACTGGTCCCCCGCCGCCGGTGCCGGCCACGGCCTGGCCGGGCTCCGCGAACGTGCCGGGATTCTCGGCGGCGAACTGCACGCGGCACCGGCCGGGACCGGATTCCGGCTCACGGCGCGGCTACCGGACGGAGCACGCCGATGA
- a CDS encoding response regulator transcription factor, translating into MTGQPPIRVLLADDQRLLRHSLAIIIGAAPDMVVVGQAEDGGQAVEMARRLGPDVVLMDIRMPGQDGIAATKEISDCPDLAGTRILVLSMFELDEYVYGALRAGASGFLLKDTEPDELLAAVRRTHTGESLFAPAILTRLIEHYVTAPPHRNPPPPAGLTQREIEILTFVGRGLSNTEIAETLTISVKTVKTHISRLLSKLAARDRAQLVITAYDLGLVAPRAVRRPAGGT; encoded by the coding sequence ATGACCGGGCAGCCACCGATCCGGGTCCTGCTCGCCGACGACCAGCGGCTGCTGCGGCACAGCCTGGCGATCATCATCGGCGCCGCACCGGACATGGTCGTCGTCGGACAGGCCGAGGACGGCGGCCAAGCGGTGGAAATGGCGCGGCGGCTGGGCCCGGACGTCGTGCTGATGGACATCCGCATGCCCGGCCAGGACGGGATCGCGGCCACCAAGGAGATCAGCGACTGCCCCGACCTGGCCGGGACCAGGATCCTCGTGCTGAGCATGTTCGAGCTGGACGAGTACGTCTACGGCGCGCTCCGCGCGGGAGCGAGCGGTTTCCTGCTCAAGGACACCGAACCGGACGAGCTCCTCGCCGCCGTCCGCCGGACGCACACCGGTGAATCCCTCTTCGCGCCCGCCATCCTCACCCGGCTGATAGAGCACTACGTCACGGCGCCGCCGCACCGGAACCCTCCTCCGCCTGCCGGGCTGACCCAGCGTGAAATCGAGATCCTCACGTTCGTCGGCCGCGGGCTGTCCAACACCGAGATCGCCGAAACGCTGACCATCTCCGTCAAGACCGTCAAGACGCACATCAGCCGGCTCCTGAGCAAGCTCGCGGCCCGCGACCGCGCTCAGCTGGTGATCACGGCGTACGACCTGGGCTTGGTGGCCCCGCGTGCGGTCAGGCGTCCCGCCGGTGGAACGTGA
- a CDS encoding ABC transporter permease translates to MRAYRAELRKLTSLPSVWVAVAVGVLLPAALTFLNARAASGNVDLGFQELAFGVVGAIILGVVAVSSEYTTEGENAGGGRQITTSLTVVPSRRRLLSTKLAAVGTVVAALATVSSTITLVIVEAQGVSDFGRLPGVVLYWVLTALLASGLTLLARNGILPLTVLILNTSVVTVTYLLAKLTPLAVFFPDLAGFRMFVERVDLPVQLAPVTGGLVMTAWVAALLAAGFLVFRGRDA, encoded by the coding sequence ATGAGGGCCTATCGGGCAGAACTGCGCAAGCTCACCTCGCTGCCGTCGGTCTGGGTCGCGGTCGCGGTCGGCGTGCTGCTCCCGGCCGCCCTGACGTTCCTCAACGCAAGGGCCGCGAGCGGGAACGTGGACCTCGGATTCCAGGAACTCGCGTTCGGCGTGGTGGGCGCGATCATCCTGGGCGTCGTCGCGGTGAGCAGCGAATACACCACCGAGGGGGAGAACGCCGGTGGTGGACGCCAGATCACCACGAGCCTCACGGTCGTGCCGTCCCGGCGGCGATTGCTGAGCACGAAGCTGGCGGCGGTGGGCACCGTGGTCGCCGCGCTGGCGACGGTTTCCTCGACGATCACCCTCGTCATCGTCGAAGCGCAGGGCGTGAGTGATTTCGGGCGCCTGCCAGGAGTCGTCCTCTACTGGGTGCTGACGGCCCTGCTCGCGTCCGGCCTGACCTTGTTGGCGCGCAACGGAATACTGCCGCTCACCGTGCTGATCCTGAACACGTCGGTGGTCACGGTCACCTACCTGCTCGCGAAACTCACGCCGCTGGCCGTGTTCTTCCCCGACCTGGCCGGGTTCCGGATGTTCGTCGAGCGGGTGGATCTGCCCGTCCAGCTCGCACCGGTCACCGGTGGCCTGGTGATGACGGCCTGGGTCGCGGCACTGCTCGCCGCCGGCTTCCTGGTCTTCCGCGGGAGGGACGCGTGA
- a CDS encoding ABC transporter ATP-binding protein yields MLKFDRLTKRRGSATILSDVSFEARPGRVTGFLGPNGAGKSSTLRILLGLDRPTSGTALVDGVPFAGLRDPLRKVGAVLDGSGAHRSRTGRAHLKWVAAAGGIPRGRVDEVLAEVGLSAAAGKRVRGYSLGMGRRLALAAALLGDPEVLVLDEPVNGLDPEGIRWIRGFLRARAAAGRTVLLSSHLMGELSETVDDVVVIDHGRIVARGTLTEVVGGHRSLEDAFFALTTGGVR; encoded by the coding sequence ATGCTCAAGTTCGACCGGCTCACCAAGCGACGAGGATCGGCGACGATCCTTTCCGACGTCAGTTTCGAGGCGCGCCCGGGCCGCGTGACCGGCTTCCTCGGCCCCAACGGTGCCGGCAAATCGTCGACCCTGCGGATCCTGCTCGGACTGGACCGGCCGACGTCGGGAACCGCGTTGGTCGACGGCGTTCCGTTCGCCGGGCTGCGGGATCCCCTGCGCAAGGTCGGTGCCGTTCTCGACGGCTCGGGGGCGCATCGCTCGCGCACCGGCCGGGCGCATCTGAAGTGGGTCGCCGCGGCGGGCGGCATCCCGCGCGGCAGGGTGGACGAGGTCCTGGCGGAGGTCGGGCTGTCCGCCGCCGCGGGCAAACGCGTCCGCGGCTATTCGCTGGGGATGGGGCGGCGGCTGGCACTGGCGGCGGCGCTGCTCGGCGATCCCGAGGTGCTGGTGCTCGACGAACCGGTCAACGGCCTCGATCCGGAAGGCATCCGCTGGATCCGCGGTTTCCTCCGTGCACGCGCCGCGGCCGGGCGGACCGTCCTGCTTTCCAGCCACCTCATGGGAGAACTGTCGGAGACGGTCGACGACGTCGTGGTCATCGACCACGGCCGGATCGTCGCGCGGGGGACACTCACCGAGGTCGTCGGCGGGCACCGAAGCCTGGAGGACGCCTTCTTCGCGCTCACCACAGGGGGCGTGCGATGA
- the eno gene encoding phosphopyruvate hydratase, producing MTAILRVHGRQILDSRGNPTVEVDVELADGSLGRAAVPSGASTGTKEAVELRDGDKTRFHGKGVRKAVDAVNTEIAEAVVGLDAEAQADVDRALIALDGTANKARLGANATLGVSLAVAKAAAAAKRLPLYRYVGGVFAHLLPMPMMNIINGGAHADNPIDFQEFMIGPLGAETFADAVRMGSEVFHTLRASLREAGHGTNVGDEGGFAPNLSSADEALEFVLRAIEQSGYTPGEDIALLLDPAASEFYTDGVYDYTGEGRKRSIEEHVAYLADLTSRYPIVSIEDGVAQDDFAGWKQLTDTIGDRVQLVGDDVFCTNVNLLNDGIERGIGNSILVKVNQIGTLTETLTTVETAHKAGYSVVMSHRSGETEDTTIADLAVATNCGQIKTGSLSRSDRTAKYNQLIRIEEELGTEARYAGSTTLSGRR from the coding sequence ATGACCGCCATCCTCCGCGTCCACGGCCGTCAGATCCTCGACAGCCGGGGCAACCCGACCGTCGAGGTCGACGTCGAACTCGCGGACGGCTCGCTCGGACGCGCCGCCGTGCCGTCGGGCGCCTCCACCGGAACCAAGGAAGCCGTCGAACTGCGCGACGGCGACAAGACCCGATTCCACGGCAAGGGCGTCCGCAAAGCCGTCGACGCCGTCAACACCGAGATCGCCGAGGCCGTCGTCGGACTCGACGCCGAAGCCCAGGCCGACGTCGATCGCGCGCTGATCGCGCTGGACGGCACCGCGAACAAGGCGCGGCTCGGCGCCAACGCCACCCTCGGCGTCTCACTGGCGGTGGCGAAAGCCGCCGCAGCCGCGAAGCGACTTCCGTTGTACCGCTACGTCGGTGGTGTGTTCGCGCATCTGCTTCCGATGCCGATGATGAACATCATCAACGGCGGAGCGCACGCGGACAACCCGATCGACTTCCAGGAGTTCATGATCGGCCCGCTCGGCGCGGAGACCTTCGCCGACGCCGTCCGGATGGGCTCGGAGGTGTTCCACACTCTGCGCGCGTCGCTGCGCGAAGCCGGACACGGCACCAACGTCGGCGACGAAGGCGGCTTCGCGCCGAACCTCAGCTCAGCCGACGAAGCACTCGAGTTCGTGCTGCGCGCCATCGAGCAGTCCGGCTACACCCCCGGCGAGGACATCGCCTTGTTGCTCGACCCGGCCGCGTCCGAGTTCTACACCGACGGCGTCTACGACTACACCGGCGAGGGGCGCAAGCGCAGCATCGAGGAGCACGTGGCCTACCTCGCCGACCTGACCTCGCGCTACCCCATCGTGTCCATTGAGGACGGTGTCGCCCAGGACGACTTCGCCGGCTGGAAGCAGCTCACCGACACCATCGGCGACCGGGTCCAGCTCGTCGGCGACGATGTCTTCTGTACCAACGTGAACCTGCTCAACGACGGTATCGAGCGGGGCATCGGGAACTCGATCCTGGTCAAGGTCAACCAGATCGGGACGCTCACCGAAACCCTCACCACGGTCGAGACCGCGCACAAGGCAGGCTATTCCGTGGTGATGTCGCACCGCTCCGGCGAGACCGAGGACACCACCATCGCCGACCTCGCCGTCGCCACCAACTGCGGGCAGATCAAGACCGGCTCGCTGTCGCGCTCGGACCGCACGGCCAAGTACAACCAGCTCATCCGCATCGAAGAGGAACTCGGCACCGAAGCCCGGTACGCCGGTTCCACGACGCTCAGCGGCCGCCGCTGA
- a CDS encoding isochorismatase family protein — MPVDETLDSVYDRAGFGASVPRGSRPALVVVDLTRGFTEPAFPSGADLTAEVTATAALVAEARRQSVPVIYTAISYTPAEADGDAVAWLRKAPGMRALREGTEAVALDPRLEQREGDHLILKKGASAFHGTSLAALLTSLGTDTVVVCGATTSGCVRATAVDAVQSGFDTLVVQEACGDRAAGPHDAALFDLQAKYADVVELDEALAYLADLDRRTLGRPALADLGDVPATSRWVTSGPVRLHVLDYGPADGVPVLVLPGITSPAVTMDFVARELTDLVRPLVLDVRGRGLSDDAAEYDLASYAADVEAVVDGLGLRDPILFGHSMGARIAARAAVAGRPFRGTVLADPPLSGPGRAPYPTTLDAFLGQLDQARRGTDADEVARSWPRWPRREQELRARWLSSCSRDAIVATHAGFESEDFFDDWPKVAPPTFFLYGGASPVVTAAGAAEAAERNPSAELVEIPGPGT; from the coding sequence GTGCCCGTCGATGAAACTCTCGACAGCGTGTACGACCGAGCCGGTTTCGGTGCGAGCGTGCCGCGCGGATCGCGTCCGGCGCTGGTCGTGGTCGACCTGACGCGGGGCTTCACCGAACCCGCCTTCCCGTCCGGCGCGGATCTCACCGCCGAAGTCACCGCGACCGCCGCCCTCGTCGCCGAAGCCCGGCGACAGAGCGTGCCGGTGATCTACACCGCGATCAGTTACACGCCCGCCGAGGCGGACGGCGACGCCGTGGCGTGGCTCCGGAAAGCGCCCGGGATGCGGGCACTCCGCGAAGGAACCGAAGCGGTCGCCCTCGACCCACGGCTCGAACAGCGCGAGGGCGACCATTTGATCCTGAAGAAGGGCGCGTCGGCGTTCCACGGGACCTCGCTGGCCGCGCTCCTCACGAGTCTGGGCACGGACACCGTCGTCGTTTGCGGCGCGACCACTTCGGGATGTGTCCGGGCGACCGCCGTCGACGCCGTCCAGTCCGGTTTCGACACCCTCGTCGTCCAGGAAGCCTGTGGTGACCGCGCTGCCGGGCCGCACGACGCCGCTTTGTTCGACCTGCAGGCGAAATACGCCGACGTCGTCGAGCTCGACGAGGCCCTGGCGTATCTCGCGGATCTGGATCGCCGCACGCTCGGCCGGCCCGCGTTGGCGGATCTCGGCGACGTTCCGGCGACCAGCCGCTGGGTGACGTCGGGTCCGGTCCGGCTGCACGTGCTCGACTACGGGCCCGCCGACGGGGTCCCGGTGCTCGTGCTGCCGGGGATCACCAGCCCCGCGGTCACGATGGACTTCGTGGCCCGCGAACTCACCGATCTCGTGCGTCCGCTCGTGCTCGACGTCCGCGGCCGCGGGTTGTCCGACGACGCCGCGGAGTACGACCTGGCGAGCTACGCCGCGGACGTCGAGGCGGTCGTGGACGGGCTCGGGCTGCGCGATCCGATCCTGTTCGGACACTCCATGGGCGCGCGGATCGCCGCCCGTGCCGCGGTTGCCGGACGTCCGTTTCGGGGTACCGTGCTGGCCGATCCTCCCCTGAGCGGTCCCGGACGGGCGCCGTACCCCACCACCCTCGACGCCTTCCTCGGTCAGCTCGATCAGGCCCGCCGGGGAACCGACGCAGACGAAGTCGCCCGGTCCTGGCCGCGATGGCCGCGCCGGGAACAGGAATTGCGCGCCCGATGGTTGTCTTCGTGCTCCCGCGACGCGATCGTCGCCACGCACGCCGGATTCGAATCCGAGGACTTCTTCGACGACTGGCCGAAGGTGGCCCCTCCGACGTTCTTTCTGTACGGCGGCGCGAGCCCGGTCGTCACCGCCGCCGGTGCGGCCGAGGCGGCCGAGCGCAATCCGTCGGCGGAACTCGTCGAGATCCCGGGGCCGGGCACATGA
- a CDS encoding SRPBCC family protein → MILENQLSVPAGPDEVFALINDVERVAGCLPGATLDGRQDDAYLGRVKVKVGPITAAYSGTVRFTDVAEADRSLRLVARGADAHGNGDAEADVTLTVREAPGGATIELRTDLSIRGKLAQFGKGAIGAVSTRLLDQFARNLADQLRAGPVAATSAAPAPEAVDGLAMVLPEGVKRYGVIAAAAALGLFQGWLLGRIRTQDKLIKELQRARR, encoded by the coding sequence GTGATCCTCGAAAACCAGCTGTCCGTACCGGCCGGACCCGACGAGGTCTTCGCCTTGATCAACGACGTCGAACGGGTGGCGGGCTGTCTGCCGGGCGCGACCCTCGACGGACGACAGGACGACGCCTATCTCGGCCGCGTCAAGGTCAAGGTCGGCCCGATCACGGCCGCCTACTCGGGCACGGTGCGCTTCACCGACGTCGCCGAGGCCGACCGCAGCCTGCGGCTGGTGGCCAGGGGAGCGGACGCCCACGGCAACGGCGACGCCGAGGCCGACGTGACGCTGACCGTGCGCGAGGCACCCGGCGGCGCCACCATCGAGCTGCGCACCGATCTGTCGATTCGCGGCAAGCTCGCCCAATTCGGCAAGGGCGCGATCGGCGCCGTCTCCACCCGGCTGCTCGACCAGTTCGCCCGCAATCTCGCGGACCAGTTGCGGGCGGGGCCGGTCGCGGCTACGAGCGCCGCTCCCGCGCCGGAAGCCGTCGACGGGCTCGCCATGGTGCTTCCGGAGGGCGTCAAGCGCTACGGCGTGATCGCGGCCGCCGCGGCGCTCGGGTTGTTCCAGGGCTGGCTGCTCGGCCGGATCCGCACCCAGGACAAACTGATCAAGGAGTTGCAGCGTGCCCGTCGATGA
- a CDS encoding (2Fe-2S)-binding protein, giving the protein MSDRHLIDLTVNGETHEVLVEPRKTLLDVLRHDLGLTGTHVGCEHGVCGACTVLVDGEPVRACLMFAVQAEAAEIRTVESLSRDGELSDLQRSFSEHHGLQCGFCTPGFLMLAEGFLAQRPDAGREEIREAVSANLCRCTGYQTIVDAIEATATRRCHAKEKEATA; this is encoded by the coding sequence ATGAGCGACCGGCACCTGATCGACCTGACCGTCAACGGCGAGACGCACGAGGTCCTCGTCGAGCCGCGCAAGACCCTGCTCGACGTGCTGCGGCACGACCTCGGGCTGACCGGCACCCACGTCGGCTGCGAGCACGGGGTGTGCGGCGCCTGCACCGTCCTCGTCGACGGCGAACCGGTGCGGGCGTGCCTGATGTTCGCCGTGCAGGCGGAGGCGGCGGAGATCCGCACGGTCGAGTCGTTGAGCCGGGACGGCGAACTTTCCGATCTGCAGCGGTCTTTCAGTGAGCACCACGGCCTGCAGTGCGGCTTCTGCACCCCCGGATTCCTCATGCTGGCCGAAGGTTTCCTGGCCCAGCGGCCGGACGCGGGCCGCGAGGAGATCCGCGAGGCCGTCTCGGCGAATCTGTGCCGCTGCACGGGTTATCAGACGATCGTGGACGCGATCGAGGCGACCGCGACCCGTCGATGCCACGCCAAGGAGAAGGAGGCGACAGCGTGA